One stretch of Pseudomonas fluorescens Q2-87 DNA includes these proteins:
- the prlC gene encoding oligopeptidase A, which translates to MSVNNPLLQPYDLPPFSAIRAEHVQPAIEQILADNRAAIAEILKTQGSQPTWAGLVLAMDELNDRLGAAWSPVSHLNAVRNSPELREAYEACLPALSAYSTELGQNRELFQAFEALANSPEAAGFDVAQKTILEHSLRDFRLSGIDLPPEQQKRYAEVQSKLSELGSRFSNQLLDSTQAWTKHVTDEAALAGLTDSAKAQMAAAAQAKELDGWLINLEFPSYYAVMTYAEDRALREEVYAAYCTRASDQGPNAGQNDNGPVMEQILDLRQELAQLLGFANFAELSLATKMAESSDQVLSFLRDLAKRSKPFAALDLEQLKAFAAEQGCPDLQSWDSGFYGEKLRQQRYSVAQEALRAYFPIDKVLSGLFAIVQRLYGIEIAEQKGFDSWHPDVRLFEIKENGQHVGRFFFDLYARANKRGGAWMDGARDRRRTADGVLQSPVANLVCNFTPADSGKPALLTHDEVTTLFHEFGHGLHHLLTRIDHAGVSGINGVAWDAVELPSQFMENWCWEPEGLALISGHYETGEPLPQDLLEKMLAAKNFQSGLMMVRQLEFSLFDFELHATHGDGRSVAQVLEGIRDEVSVMRPPAYNRFPNSFAHIFAGGYAAGYYSYKWAEVLSADAFSKFEEDGVLNADTGRAFREAILARGGSQEPMVLFVDFRGREPSIDALLRHSGLTEDAAA; encoded by the coding sequence GTGAGCGTGAACAACCCTCTTTTGCAACCCTATGACCTGCCGCCGTTCTCGGCGATCCGTGCCGAGCACGTGCAACCGGCCATCGAGCAGATCCTGGCTGACAACCGTGCCGCCATCGCTGAAATCCTCAAGACCCAGGGCAGCCAGCCTACCTGGGCCGGCCTGGTGCTGGCGATGGACGAACTCAACGATCGCCTGGGCGCCGCCTGGAGCCCGGTGAGCCACCTGAACGCCGTGCGCAACAGCCCGGAACTGCGCGAGGCCTACGAGGCCTGCCTGCCGGCACTGAGTGCCTATTCCACCGAACTGGGCCAGAACCGCGAATTGTTCCAAGCCTTCGAAGCGCTGGCAAACAGCCCCGAAGCTGCCGGTTTCGACGTGGCGCAGAAAACCATCCTCGAGCATTCCCTGCGTGACTTCCGCCTGTCGGGCATCGACCTGCCGCCCGAGCAGCAGAAGCGCTACGCCGAAGTGCAGAGCAAACTGTCCGAGCTGGGCAGCCGCTTCTCCAATCAGCTGCTGGACTCGACCCAGGCCTGGACCAAGCACGTCACCGACGAAGCGGCCCTGGCCGGCCTGACTGACTCGGCCAAGGCGCAAATGGCCGCCGCCGCCCAGGCCAAGGAGCTGGACGGCTGGCTGATCAACCTGGAGTTCCCCAGCTATTACGCGGTGATGACCTACGCTGAAGACCGCGCCCTGCGTGAAGAAGTCTACGCCGCCTACTGCACTCGCGCGTCGGACCAGGGCCCGAATGCCGGGCAGAACGACAACGGCCCGGTGATGGAGCAGATCCTTGACCTGCGCCAGGAACTGGCCCAACTGCTGGGCTTCGCCAACTTCGCCGAATTGAGCCTGGCGACCAAAATGGCTGAATCCAGCGATCAGGTGCTCAGTTTCCTGCGTGACCTGGCCAAGCGCAGCAAGCCGTTCGCGGCCCTGGACCTGGAACAGCTGAAGGCCTTTGCCGCCGAACAGGGCTGCCCCGACCTGCAAAGCTGGGACAGTGGTTTCTACGGTGAAAAACTCCGTCAGCAGCGTTACAGCGTGGCCCAGGAAGCCCTGCGCGCCTACTTCCCGATCGACAAGGTATTGAGCGGTCTGTTCGCCATCGTGCAGCGCCTCTACGGCATCGAGATTGCCGAACAGAAGGGCTTCGACAGCTGGCATCCCGACGTGCGCCTGTTCGAGATCAAGGAGAACGGCCAGCACGTCGGCCGCTTCTTCTTCGACCTCTATGCCCGCGCCAACAAGCGCGGCGGTGCGTGGATGGACGGCGCTCGCGACCGTCGTCGCACGGCCGATGGCGTCCTGCAAAGCCCGGTGGCAAACCTGGTGTGCAACTTCACCCCGGCCGACAGCGGCAAGCCTGCGCTGCTGACCCACGATGAAGTCACCACCCTGTTCCATGAGTTCGGCCATGGCCTGCACCACCTGTTGACCCGCATCGACCATGCCGGCGTGTCCGGCATCAATGGTGTGGCGTGGGACGCCGTGGAGCTGCCAAGCCAATTCATGGAGAACTGGTGCTGGGAGCCCGAAGGCCTGGCGCTGATTTCCGGCCATTATGAAACCGGCGAACCGCTGCCCCAGGACCTGCTGGAAAAAATGCTCGCGGCGAAGAATTTCCAGTCCGGCCTGATGATGGTCCGCCAGCTGGAATTCTCGCTGTTCGACTTCGAGCTGCACGCCACCCACGGCGACGGTCGCAGCGTGGCGCAAGTGCTCGAAGGCATACGCGACGAGGTCTCGGTCATGCGTCCGCCAGCCTACAACCGCTTCCCCAATAGTTTTGCCCACATCTTCGCCGGCGGTTATGCGGCGGGCTACTACAGCTACAAGTGGGCTGAAGTGCTGTCGGCGGACGCGTTCTCCAAGTTCGAAGAGGACGGCGTGCTCAACGCCGACACCGGTCGGGCCTTCCGTGAGGCGATCCTGGCCCGTGGCGGTTCGCAGGAACCGATGGTGCTGTTCGTCGACTTCCGTGGCCGTGAGCCGTCGATTGACGCACTCTTGCGCCATAGCGGCCTGACCGAGGACGCGGCAGCATGA
- a CDS encoding gamma carbonic anhydrase family protein, producing MTLRTYQNHSPRLARGAFVDSTAVVIGDVEIGEDSSVWPLTVIRGDMHRIRIGARTSVQDGCVLHITHAGPFNPDGFALLIGDDVTIAHKVMLHGCSVGSRILIGMGSIVMDGAVVEDDVIIGAGSLVPPGKRLESGFLYVGSPVKQARPLTDKERAFFTYSAANYVKLKDLHLAEGYDQA from the coding sequence GTGACCCTTCGCACGTACCAGAATCACAGCCCACGGCTTGCCCGTGGCGCTTTTGTCGACAGCACCGCAGTGGTGATCGGCGACGTTGAAATCGGCGAAGACAGCTCTGTCTGGCCGCTGACGGTCATTCGCGGCGACATGCACCGCATCCGTATCGGCGCCCGTACCAGCGTGCAGGACGGCTGCGTGTTGCACATCACCCACGCCGGGCCTTTCAACCCCGACGGCTTTGCGTTGCTGATCGGCGATGACGTGACCATCGCCCACAAAGTCATGCTCCATGGCTGCTCCGTGGGCAGTCGGATCCTGATCGGCATGGGCAGCATCGTCATGGACGGCGCGGTGGTGGAAGACGACGTCATCATCGGCGCCGGCAGCCTCGTACCGCCGGGCAAACGACTGGAGAGTGGCTTTTTATACGTCGGCAGCCCAGTGAAACAAGCCCGGCCGCTGACCGACAAGGAACGCGCGTTTTTCACCTACAGCGCGGCCAACTACGTGAAGCTCAAGGATCTGCACTTGGCCGAAGGCTACGACCAGGCCTGA
- a CDS encoding HAD family hydrolase codes for MHHQTILFDLDGTLTDPREGITRSIQFALSKLGIDEPDLTRLEHFIGPPLLQAFMQFYAFDEAKAWEAVNFYRERFKVTGLYENRVFDGVTPLLETLGGQGRQLYIATSKPWVFAREIARHFDFARHFKVIYGSELDGTRTNKVELIAHLMAEEGLDPASTLMIGDRKHDLIGARSNGLDAAAVGYGFGSYEELNAEAPAYHFQTLEALHQAFLRG; via the coding sequence ATGCATCACCAAACCATACTCTTCGACCTCGACGGCACCCTCACCGACCCGCGCGAGGGCATCACCCGTTCGATCCAGTTCGCCTTGAGCAAACTGGGCATCGACGAGCCCGACCTCACCCGCCTCGAACATTTCATCGGCCCGCCGCTGTTGCAGGCCTTCATGCAGTTCTACGCCTTCGACGAAGCCAAGGCCTGGGAGGCGGTGAATTTCTACCGGGAACGCTTCAAGGTCACCGGGCTGTACGAAAACCGAGTGTTCGACGGCGTGACGCCACTGCTGGAAACCCTCGGCGGCCAAGGACGACAGCTGTACATCGCCACCTCCAAACCCTGGGTTTTCGCACGGGAAATCGCCCGCCACTTCGACTTCGCCCGGCACTTCAAGGTGATCTATGGCAGCGAACTGGACGGCACACGCACCAACAAAGTCGAGTTGATTGCACATTTAATGGCTGAAGAAGGGCTCGACCCGGCCAGTACCCTGATGATTGGCGACCGCAAGCACGACTTGATTGGCGCCCGTAGCAATGGGCTGGATGCGGCGGCGGTGGGGTATGGGTTCGGGAGTTATGAAGAGCTGAACGCCGAAGCGCCGGCGTATCACTTTCAGACGTTGGAAGCGTTGCACCAAGCGTTCTTGCGAGGTTGA
- a CDS encoding SDR family NAD(P)-dependent oxidoreductase produces the protein MKIDFTGRHVLVTGSTSGIGFATAKGFLESGAHVVINGRSESSVHDALQRLGDLASRAEGFVGDLSNESGCQALVAKYPSFDVVINNLGIFKQEDFFETPDSEWQRFFETNVMSGVRISRAYALGMAERGWGRIVFVSSESGLNIPADMIHYGFSKTAQLSIARGLAKRLAGTGVTVNSVLPGPTLSEGVAQMLQADVERSGESLEKVAADFVNQHRSTSIIQRAARVEEVANMIVYVSSEQASATTGAALRVDGGVVDSIA, from the coding sequence ATGAAAATCGACTTCACCGGCCGTCACGTCTTAGTCACCGGCTCCACCAGCGGTATCGGTTTTGCCACGGCCAAAGGCTTCCTCGAATCCGGCGCTCACGTGGTCATCAATGGTCGCAGCGAGAGCAGCGTGCACGACGCGTTGCAGCGCTTGGGCGACCTTGCCTCAAGGGCCGAAGGCTTTGTTGGCGATCTCAGCAATGAGTCCGGCTGCCAGGCATTGGTCGCCAAGTACCCAAGCTTCGATGTCGTCATTAACAACCTGGGCATTTTCAAGCAGGAAGACTTTTTCGAAACACCGGACAGCGAATGGCAGCGCTTTTTCGAAACCAACGTGATGTCGGGTGTGCGTATTTCCAGGGCTTATGCGCTGGGCATGGCGGAGCGTGGTTGGGGGCGGATTGTGTTTGTTTCGTCGGAGTCTGGCCTGAACATTCCCGCCGACATGATCCACTACGGCTTCAGCAAAACCGCCCAGCTTTCAATCGCTCGCGGCTTGGCCAAGCGCCTCGCTGGCACGGGTGTGACGGTGAACTCGGTGCTGCCTGGGCCGACGCTTTCCGAAGGGGTTGCCCAAATGCTTCAGGCCGACGTGGAGCGTAGCGGGGAAAGCCTGGAGAAGGTGGCGGCGGATTTCGTCAATCAGCACCGTAGCACCTCGATCATCCAGCGCGCGGCGCGTGTCGAGGAGGTTGCCAACATGATCGTTTATGTCAGCTCGGAGCAGGCCTCGGCCACTACGGGAGCGGCGCTTCGCGTTGATGGTGGGGTGGTCGATAGCATCGCTTAG
- a CDS encoding organic hydroperoxide resistance protein, with the protein MNVLYTAVATSTGGRDGRAVSSDKILDVKLATPKTLGGAGGEATNPEQLFAAGYSACFIGALKFVASQSKRSIPADASITAHVGIGQIPGGFGLDIDLHISLPGLDQADAQALVDAAHQVCPYSNATRGNVDVRLHVTV; encoded by the coding sequence ATGAACGTTCTCTATACCGCAGTCGCAACCTCCACCGGTGGCCGTGATGGCCGTGCTGTTTCCAGCGACAAGATTCTCGACGTGAAACTGGCGACTCCAAAAACCCTGGGCGGCGCCGGCGGTGAAGCCACCAACCCCGAGCAACTGTTTGCCGCTGGCTACTCGGCTTGCTTCATCGGCGCGTTGAAATTCGTCGCCAGCCAAAGCAAACGCAGCATTCCTGCCGATGCCTCGATCACGGCACACGTCGGCATCGGCCAGATCCCTGGCGGTTTCGGTCTGGACATCGACCTGCACATCAGCCTGCCAGGTCTGGATCAAGCCGATGCTCAAGCGCTGGTCGACGCGGCTCACCAGGTCTGCCCGTACTCCAACGCAACACGCGGCAACGTCGACGTCCGTTTGCACGTCACCGTCTAA
- a CDS encoding GGDEF domain-containing protein yields the protein MDGPGSRNGQDFFIARQVRTDRLQQLFGQSVSAVFGSYLAAIMLSWLCWDRFEHNVIVWWLAILTGSTLLRISMFVAYLRCDQSERTPQRWERKYWVTLVLSAGIWGGGALALMPADDLLSQALVMLFTVGMSVSAVSCYSAYRDMTLASIGLVLLPSTVWLLFQPSPIQVGMALSILVFTAFAARATHKMAEALETAFRLTREMEQANSISTRAAQTDELTGLKSRRAFFEHAQLLYDQCKTNRLGLCAVMLDMDHFKHINDTYGHQVGDKVLRQMGVVISSSFRATDIHGRLGGEEFAILLPDTSIEVAIRIGEELIQTIAELMIEPVHRITASLGVASTEAGHKDLHGLMNNADKALYRAKALGRNQVAVAP from the coding sequence ATGGATGGCCCAGGATCTCGCAATGGCCAGGATTTTTTCATAGCCCGGCAAGTGCGAACTGACCGATTGCAGCAGCTCTTTGGCCAATCCGTTTCGGCAGTTTTTGGTAGCTACCTCGCTGCCATCATGCTGAGTTGGCTGTGCTGGGATCGTTTTGAACACAACGTTATTGTCTGGTGGCTGGCCATACTGACCGGGTCGACGCTGCTGCGCATCTCTATGTTCGTGGCCTATTTGCGCTGCGACCAGAGTGAGCGCACGCCTCAACGCTGGGAGCGCAAATATTGGGTCACGCTCGTGTTGTCCGCCGGTATCTGGGGAGGCGGCGCGCTGGCGCTCATGCCAGCGGACGATCTTCTGTCCCAAGCTTTGGTCATGCTTTTTACTGTCGGAATGTCCGTCAGCGCGGTGTCTTGCTACTCCGCCTACCGTGACATGACACTCGCCTCCATTGGCCTGGTTCTGTTGCCAAGTACCGTCTGGCTGCTGTTCCAACCGTCCCCGATCCAAGTCGGCATGGCCCTCTCGATTCTGGTGTTCACGGCATTTGCTGCCCGTGCCACCCATAAAATGGCCGAGGCACTGGAAACCGCTTTTCGACTCACCCGTGAAATGGAACAGGCGAACAGCATTTCAACCCGCGCCGCACAAACCGATGAACTGACCGGCCTGAAGAGTCGACGCGCTTTTTTTGAACATGCCCAGCTGCTTTACGACCAGTGCAAAACCAATCGGCTAGGGTTATGCGCGGTCATGTTGGACATGGATCACTTCAAGCACATCAACGACACCTACGGCCATCAGGTCGGGGATAAGGTCTTGCGCCAAATGGGCGTGGTCATCAGTTCGTCCTTCAGGGCAACGGACATTCACGGCCGCCTAGGTGGGGAAGAATTCGCCATCCTGCTTCCGGACACGTCCATTGAAGTCGCTATCAGGATTGGAGAAGAGCTTATCCAGACGATTGCCGAGCTGATGATCGAGCCGGTCCACCGTATAACCGCCAGCCTGGGCGTGGCGTCCACGGAGGCTGGGCATAAGGATCTGCATGGTTTGATGAATAATGCGGACAAGGCGCTGTATCGGGCAAAGGCGTTGGGGCGCAATCAGGTGGCGGTTGCTCCGTAG
- a CDS encoding lysozyme inhibitor LprI family protein: MIKSLLVGALLAMASASASAMSCDNPRNAYDRTYCASLKMVQSDQDINDQYKKTMSALNPDQKKKVKAAQIQWIKIRDNACSNDGLLYLDCANEKTEARIVILKAVERECRASGCDDAKLSQVE; the protein is encoded by the coding sequence GTGATCAAGTCTTTGTTGGTTGGGGCATTGCTGGCAATGGCGTCAGCATCGGCATCTGCGATGAGTTGCGATAACCCTCGGAACGCCTACGACAGAACCTATTGCGCGTCGCTGAAAATGGTTCAGTCGGATCAGGACATCAATGATCAGTACAAGAAGACGATGAGTGCTCTGAACCCGGATCAGAAGAAAAAGGTGAAAGCCGCTCAAATCCAGTGGATCAAGATTCGTGACAACGCCTGTTCCAACGATGGCCTGCTCTACCTGGACTGCGCCAACGAGAAGACCGAGGCGCGTATCGTCATACTCAAAGCAGTGGAGCGCGAGTGCCGTGCTTCCGGTTGCGACGACGCCAAGCTGTCGCAAGTCGAGTAA
- a CDS encoding MetQ/NlpA family ABC transporter substrate-binding protein, producing the protein MKKLLVAFAAAAAFSAHAADTLTVAATPVPHAEILEFVKPALAKEGVDLKVKVFTDYVQPNVQVAEKRLDANFFQHQPYLDEFNKAKGTHLVSVTGVHLEPLGAYSSKYKKLEELPGGANVVIPNDATNGGRALLLLAKAGLIKLKDSNNILSTTKDITENSKDLKFRELEAATIPRVLTQVDLALINTNYALEAKLDPSKDALVIEGSDSPYVNILVSREDDKDSEAMKKLVAALHSPEVKAFILEKYKGAVLPAF; encoded by the coding sequence ATGAAGAAATTACTGGTTGCCTTTGCTGCCGCTGCAGCTTTTTCCGCCCACGCCGCCGACACCCTGACCGTCGCGGCCACGCCGGTGCCGCACGCGGAAATCCTCGAATTCGTCAAGCCAGCGCTGGCCAAGGAAGGCGTGGACTTGAAGGTCAAGGTCTTCACCGACTACGTACAGCCAAACGTACAAGTCGCCGAAAAACGCCTGGACGCCAACTTCTTCCAGCACCAGCCGTACCTGGATGAATTCAACAAGGCCAAGGGCACGCACCTGGTCAGCGTGACCGGCGTGCACCTGGAACCCTTGGGCGCGTATTCCAGCAAATACAAGAAACTGGAAGAGTTGCCAGGCGGCGCCAACGTGGTGATCCCGAACGACGCCACCAACGGCGGCCGTGCGCTGCTGCTGCTGGCAAAAGCCGGGCTGATCAAGCTGAAGGACTCGAACAACATCCTGTCCACCACCAAGGACATCACTGAGAATTCCAAGGATCTGAAATTCCGTGAATTGGAAGCCGCGACCATTCCACGCGTGCTGACTCAGGTTGATCTGGCGCTGATCAACACCAACTACGCGTTGGAGGCGAAGCTTGATCCATCCAAGGATGCGCTGGTGATCGAAGGCAGCGACTCGCCTTACGTGAACATCCTGGTTTCCCGAGAGGACGACAAGGACAGCGAAGCGATGAAGAAGCTGGTGGCTGCGTTGCACAGCCCGGAAGTGAAGGCTTTTATTCTTGAGAAGTACAAAGGCGCGGTGTTGCCGGCGTTTTGA
- a CDS encoding methionine ABC transporter permease yields the protein MEFFANIDWLEIWLATGDTFLMLFGSLLFTVLLGLPLGVLLFLCSPRQLLEARGVYALLSLVVNILRSLPFIILLIVMIPFTVLITGTSLGVAGAIPPLVVGATPFFARLVETALREVDRGIIEATQAMGATTRQIIVNALLPEARPGIFAAITVTAITLVSYTAMAGVVGAGGLGDLAIRFGYQRFQTDVMVVTVVLLLVLVQVLQTVGDKLVVHFSRK from the coding sequence ATGGAATTTTTTGCAAACATCGACTGGCTGGAAATCTGGCTCGCCACCGGCGACACCTTCCTGATGCTCTTTGGTTCGCTGTTGTTCACCGTGTTGCTCGGCCTGCCGCTGGGCGTATTGCTGTTTTTGTGCAGCCCACGCCAATTGCTCGAGGCTCGCGGCGTCTATGCGCTGTTGTCGCTGGTCGTGAACATCCTGCGCTCGCTGCCGTTCATCATCCTGTTGATCGTGATGATCCCGTTCACGGTATTGATTACCGGCACCTCGTTGGGCGTGGCCGGCGCGATTCCTCCGCTGGTGGTCGGCGCGACGCCGTTCTTCGCCCGCCTGGTGGAAACCGCCTTGCGCGAAGTCGATCGCGGCATCATCGAAGCGACCCAGGCCATGGGCGCAACGACCCGCCAGATCATCGTCAACGCCTTGCTGCCGGAGGCCCGTCCGGGCATTTTCGCGGCGATTACGGTGACAGCGATTACGCTGGTGTCCTACACGGCCATGGCCGGTGTGGTCGGTGCTGGTGGGTTGGGCGACTTGGCGATCCGTTTCGGTTACCAGCGTTTCCAGACCGATGTGATGGTCGTCACCGTGGTATTGCTGCTGGTGCTGGTCCAAGTCCTGCAGACCGTGGGCGATAAATTGGTTGTGCATTTCTCTAGAAAATAA
- a CDS encoding methionine ABC transporter ATP-binding protein, translating into MIEFQNVHKTYRVADKDIPALYPTSLTIENGQVFGLIGHSGAGKSTLLRLINRLEDSSGGKITVDGEEVTALDAGGLRRFRQQVGMIFQHFNLLASKTVADNVALPLTLAGELSRSEIDRRVAELLARVGLSDHARKYPAQLSGGQKQRVGIARALATKPKILLCDEATSALDPQTTASVLQLLAEINRELKLTIVLITHEMDVIRRVCDQVAVMDAGVIVEQGPVAQVFLHPKHPTTKRFVQEDEQIDESEQRDDFAHVPGRIVRLTFQGEATYAPLLGTIARETGVDYSILAGRIDRIKDTPYGQLTLAITGGDMDAAFARFTAADVHMEVLR; encoded by the coding sequence GTGATCGAGTTTCAAAACGTCCATAAAACCTACCGGGTCGCCGATAAGGATATCCCCGCCCTGTATCCGACCAGTCTGACGATTGAGAACGGCCAGGTTTTCGGCCTCATCGGCCATTCCGGTGCGGGAAAAAGTACCCTGCTGCGCCTGATCAATCGCCTGGAAGATTCCAGCGGCGGCAAGATCACTGTCGACGGTGAAGAAGTCACCGCCCTGGACGCAGGCGGCTTGCGGCGCTTCCGCCAACAAGTCGGGATGATTTTCCAGCACTTCAACCTGCTGGCGTCCAAGACCGTGGCCGACAACGTGGCGCTGCCGCTGACGCTGGCGGGCGAATTATCCCGCAGCGAAATCGACCGCCGCGTCGCCGAGTTGCTGGCCCGCGTGGGTTTGTCCGATCACGCCAGAAAATACCCGGCGCAACTCTCAGGCGGCCAAAAGCAGCGCGTCGGCATCGCCCGCGCCTTGGCGACCAAGCCCAAGATTTTGCTGTGTGACGAAGCCACCAGCGCCCTCGACCCGCAGACCACCGCATCGGTGCTGCAACTGCTGGCCGAGATCAACCGCGAGCTGAAGCTGACTATCGTACTGATCACCCATGAGATGGACGTGATTCGCCGGGTCTGTGATCAAGTGGCCGTGATGGATGCCGGCGTGATCGTCGAACAGGGGCCGGTGGCCCAGGTGTTCCTGCACCCCAAGCACCCCACCACCAAGCGTTTTGTCCAGGAAGACGAGCAGATCGACGAAAGCGAACAGCGCGACGATTTTGCTCACGTCCCGGGGCGCATCGTGCGTCTGACATTCCAGGGCGAAGCGACCTACGCGCCATTGCTCGGAACCATCGCCCGGGAAACCGGCGTGGACTACAGCATTTTGGCCGGTCGTATCGACCGCATCAAAGACACCCCCTACGGGCAACTGACCCTCGCCATCACCGGCGGTGACATGGACGCGGCATTTGCCCGCTTCACCGCGGCCGATGTCCACATGGAGGTGCTGCGCTAA
- the katE gene encoding catalase HPII, giving the protein MSINKPTANKSQLAGTDTLDRSNTNAKLESLEQFRSDATEQALRTNQGVKIADNQNTLRAGARGPSLLEDFIMREKITHFDHERIPERIVHARGTGAHGYFQSYDTHSALTKAGFLQDPSKKTPVFVRFSTVQGPRGSGDTVRDVRGFAVKFFTDEGNFDLVGNNMPVFFIQDAVKFPDFVHAVKPEPHNEIPTGGSAHDTFWDFVSLVPESAHMVIWAMSDRAIPKSLRAMQGFGVHTFRMINAEGKSSFVKFHWRPKVGTCSLVWDEAQKLAGKDTDYHRRDLWESIEMGDYPEWEFGVQIVAEDDEHTFDFDLLDPTKIIPEELVPITPLGKMVLNRNPDNFFAEVEQVAFCPGHIVPGIDFSNDPLLQGRLFSYTDTQISRLGGPNFHELPINRAITPVHNGQRDAMHRTTIDKGRTSYEPNSIDGGWPKETPPGPQDGGFESYPERIDAYKVRQRSDSFGDHFSQARLFYRSMSPHEQEHIIAAYSFELGKVEREFIRARQVNEILANIDLELAARVAKNLGLPAPTAGTVDVPTPSLEQSPALSQANLLSDDIKTRKVAVLVADGVDGAIIDALKKALKAEGAHAKVLGPTSAPVTTADGKTLKVDASMEGLPSIAFDAVFVPGGVESIKTLSSDGVALHYLLEAYKHLKAIALNGEARQLLVLLKLEADAGLIPDADAGKFQTFFGAIAQHRVWAREPKAKAIPA; this is encoded by the coding sequence ATGAGTATCAACAAGCCTACGGCCAACAAAAGCCAACTGGCCGGGACCGACACCCTGGATCGCAGCAACACCAACGCCAAGCTCGAGAGCCTGGAGCAGTTTCGCTCTGACGCCACCGAACAGGCGTTACGCACCAATCAGGGCGTGAAAATCGCCGATAACCAGAACACCCTCCGCGCCGGTGCCCGTGGGCCGTCGCTGCTGGAAGATTTCATCATGCGTGAAAAAATCACGCATTTTGACCATGAACGCATCCCGGAGCGCATCGTTCACGCGCGGGGCACCGGTGCCCATGGTTATTTTCAAAGCTATGACACGCATTCGGCATTGACCAAAGCCGGTTTCCTACAGGATCCGAGCAAAAAAACACCGGTCTTTGTGCGATTTTCCACGGTGCAGGGGCCGCGGGGTTCCGGCGACACCGTGCGGGACGTGCGTGGCTTTGCAGTGAAGTTTTTCACTGACGAGGGCAACTTCGATCTGGTGGGCAACAACATGCCGGTGTTTTTCATCCAGGATGCGGTGAAATTCCCCGACTTCGTCCATGCGGTAAAACCTGAACCGCACAATGAAATCCCCACCGGCGGCTCGGCTCACGACACCTTTTGGGATTTCGTCTCATTGGTGCCGGAATCGGCCCACATGGTGATTTGGGCGATGTCCGACCGGGCCATTCCTAAAAGCCTACGGGCCATGCAGGGCTTTGGCGTACATACCTTTCGCATGATCAACGCCGAAGGCAAAAGCAGCTTCGTCAAATTCCATTGGCGGCCCAAGGTCGGCACTTGTTCATTGGTGTGGGACGAAGCCCAGAAACTGGCCGGTAAAGATACGGACTACCACCGTCGCGATCTGTGGGAGTCGATCGAGATGGGCGATTACCCGGAATGGGAATTCGGCGTACAAATCGTCGCCGAGGACGATGAGCACACATTCGACTTCGACCTGCTCGACCCGACCAAGATCATTCCGGAAGAACTCGTTCCCATCACCCCGTTGGGCAAGATGGTGCTGAACCGCAACCCGGACAATTTCTTCGCCGAGGTCGAACAGGTTGCGTTCTGTCCCGGACACATCGTGCCGGGCATCGACTTTTCCAACGACCCGTTGCTGCAAGGCCGGCTGTTTTCCTACACCGATACGCAAATTAGCCGACTCGGTGGGCCGAATTTTCATGAGTTGCCGATCAACCGTGCGATTACGCCGGTGCACAACGGCCAGCGCGATGCCATGCACCGCACCACCATCGACAAAGGACGCACTTCCTACGAGCCGAACTCCATCGACGGTGGCTGGCCGAAGGAAACGCCCCCAGGCCCGCAGGACGGAGGCTTTGAAAGCTATCCGGAGCGCATCGACGCCTACAAGGTCCGTCAGCGCAGCGATTCGTTCGGCGATCACTTCTCCCAGGCGCGGCTGTTCTACAGGAGCATGAGCCCCCACGAACAGGAGCACATCATTGCGGCCTACAGTTTCGAACTGGGCAAGGTCGAACGTGAGTTCATCAGGGCGCGGCAGGTCAACGAGATTCTCGCCAACATCGACCTGGAACTGGCAGCGCGGGTCGCGAAGAACCTTGGACTACCAGCACCCACCGCAGGCACCGTCGATGTGCCGACCCCTTCGCTGGAGCAATCCCCGGCCTTGAGCCAGGCAAACCTGCTGTCCGACGATATCAAGACGCGCAAAGTCGCGGTGTTGGTGGCTGACGGTGTCGATGGAGCGATCATCGATGCGCTCAAGAAAGCCCTGAAGGCTGAGGGCGCCCACGCCAAGGTGCTGGGGCCCACTTCGGCGCCGGTGACCACCGCTGATGGCAAGACACTGAAGGTGGACGCGTCCATGGAAGGGCTGCCGTCGATTGCCTTTGATGCGGTGTTCGTGCCGGGCGGCGTGGAATCCATCAAAACCTTGAGCAGCGACGGTGTGGCGTTGCATTACCTGTTGGAAGCCTACAAGCATCTGAAGGCCATCGCGCTGAATGGCGAAGCGCGGCAATTGTTGGTGTTGTTGAAACTGGAGGCGGATGCGGGGCTGATTCCTGACGCGGATGCTGGCAAGTTCCAGACGTTCTTCGGCGCGATTGCCCAGCATCGGGTGTGGGCGCGGGAGCCTAAGGCGAAGGCGATTCCGGCGTGA